The following proteins come from a genomic window of Nostoc sp. ATCC 53789:
- a CDS encoding transposase, giving the protein MALFPRLLGGGEEIAYGGKGKGVLIHTLTEGNGMPLANSTTPANGNEREQVLPLLDKVKLRTLKRGRPRKKLKVLATDKGYDSKEKRAALRKRGIRPQIPKRVWKTKKNRGRPIKISVPRYQQERCFAWYQRKYRRLVVRWERKKVYFDAFIDLATIHIWIQRILLVG; this is encoded by the coding sequence ATGGCTCTTTTTCCCCGCTTGTTGGGAGGAGGTGAGGAAATTGCTTATGGTGGCAAGGGTAAAGGTGTTCTTATTCACACACTGACTGAAGGTAATGGAATGCCCCTAGCTAACTCTACCACTCCCGCCAATGGTAACGAAAGAGAACAAGTCTTACCTCTACTTGACAAAGTAAAACTGAGAACTTTGAAACGGGGTAGACCACGTAAAAAACTTAAGGTACTGGCTACTGATAAAGGTTATGATTCAAAGGAAAAACGTGCTGCCCTACGTAAGCGAGGCATTCGACCCCAAATACCAAAACGGGTTTGGAAAACCAAGAAAAATAGAGGTAGACCTATTAAAATCTCTGTTCCCAGATATCAACAAGAACGTTGTTTTGCTTGGTATCAACGTAAATATCGTCGCCTAGTTGTTCGTTGGGAACGTAAAAAAGTATATTTTGATGCATTCATTGACCTTGCTACTATTCATATCTGGATTCAAAGAATTTTATTAGTGGGATAG
- a CDS encoding transposase, with protein MAGRFEGLSDLEWKLFEDIFSEEASKRGKGMPHAPYRHVLNSLLYILITGCRWCDLPRGDMWASKSSSHRWLKRWRSDGTFAYLQARILAMPAAGYAYADEKGLINWDFGAVDGSFSPLVGRR; from the coding sequence ATGGCTGGACGTTTTGAAGGACTGAGTGACCTAGAGTGGAAGTTGTTTGAAGATATATTTTCTGAGGAGGCATCTAAACGTGGCAAAGGAATGCCTCATGCACCATATCGTCATGTATTAAATAGTTTGTTGTATATCCTGATTACTGGGTGTCGATGGTGTGACCTACCACGTGGTGATATGTGGGCATCAAAAAGCTCGTCTCACCGATGGTTAAAGCGATGGCGCTCAGATGGAACATTTGCATATTTACAAGCACGTATATTAGCGATGCCTGCGGCGGGCTACGCCTACGCTGATGAGAAAGGTCTTATCAACTGGGATTTTGGAGCTGTTGATGGCTCTTTTTCCCCGCTTGTTGGGAGGAGGTGA
- a CDS encoding zinc-binding dehydrogenase, producing MPLAAVMTAPNQPVEVQQLPDPVLEKGGIILETLYSEVCGTDVHLLHGRLEGVPYPIIPGHFSVGRVVETGGAVSDVNGKLIQPGAIATFLDVHETCYNCWYCLVAKASTRCPKRKVYGVTYSAKDGLLGGWSELIYLKPGVKVLTLPEEVSPKQFIAGGCALPTALHAIDRAQIQIGDVVVVQGCGPVGLSVAILALLSGAGKVIVIDKFESRLVVAKSFGVDETLAIKADDPRQHIERVLELTNGHGADVTIEATGIPIAVKEGLNMTRNGGRYVIVGHYTNTGEILINPHLEINLKHIDIRGTWGIDFSHFYRMIELLKRHSDSSKNIAWSSIISRSYTLQQINQALADVEQGSVLKAVIQPNLS from the coding sequence ATGCCCTTAGCAGCTGTGATGACTGCACCTAATCAACCAGTTGAAGTCCAACAATTACCAGACCCGGTTCTGGAAAAGGGTGGAATTATTCTTGAAACCTTATATTCTGAGGTTTGTGGAACTGACGTACATTTATTACATGGGCGTTTAGAGGGAGTACCGTATCCCATCATCCCTGGACACTTCTCAGTTGGTCGTGTGGTGGAAACAGGTGGAGCAGTTAGTGATGTCAATGGTAAATTAATTCAGCCTGGAGCGATCGCTACTTTTTTAGATGTCCATGAAACCTGTTACAACTGCTGGTATTGTCTAGTAGCCAAAGCATCCACTCGCTGTCCAAAACGTAAAGTTTATGGTGTCACCTACTCAGCCAAAGATGGGTTGCTGGGTGGTTGGTCTGAACTGATTTACCTCAAACCAGGGGTTAAAGTTCTAACTCTACCCGAAGAAGTCTCACCAAAGCAATTCATTGCTGGAGGATGTGCTTTACCAACTGCATTACACGCTATCGACCGAGCGCAGATTCAAATTGGTGATGTTGTCGTGGTTCAGGGTTGTGGGCCTGTTGGTTTGAGTGTGGCAATTCTAGCTTTGCTCTCAGGTGCAGGCAAAGTAATTGTAATTGATAAATTTGAGAGCCGATTAGTAGTTGCAAAATCCTTCGGTGTAGATGAAACCCTTGCAATTAAGGCTGATGATCCACGACAACATATTGAGCGAGTTTTGGAATTGACAAACGGACACGGTGCTGATGTCACTATTGAAGCTACAGGCATTCCCATTGCTGTCAAAGAGGGCTTGAATATGACCAGAAATGGAGGCCGCTATGTTATTGTCGGGCATTACACAAATACGGGTGAAATACTCATCAATCCTCACCTGGAAATTAATCTAAAACATATTGATATTCGCGGGACTTGGGGAATTGATTTCAGCCATTTTTATAGAATGATTGAATTACTAAAACGTCATAGCGATTCCAGTAAAAATATTGCTTGGTCAAGCATAATTAGTCGTTCATATACACTACAACAAATTAATCAAGCGCTGGCAGATGTAGAGCAAGGCTCTGTATTAAAAGCTGTGATTCAACCTAATCTATCTTGA
- the proC gene encoding pyrroline-5-carboxylate reductase translates to MLEDLQIAFIGGGTMGEMIMARLLSTKIVPKPDLIIVSDPVSARCLHLESEYGVSTTTCNIEAVVGASIVILAVKPQVLAEVLAILKGKISPDALVISIVSGASIPYLCEGLNHPAVVRTMPNIAVQVGHGTTVWSASSSVTEIQRSHTQVILQALGKEFPTQNEHYLDMATALSSAGTGFIFLYIEAMIDAGVQMGLTRTQAQELTLHTIAGSVELMFQTDEHPAVLRNKVTSPGGVTAVGLYELEKGGMRTLISNAVLAALSRTQQLGTGV, encoded by the coding sequence ATGCTCGAAGATTTACAAATTGCCTTTATCGGTGGTGGCACGATGGGCGAAATGATAATGGCTAGATTGTTATCAACTAAAATTGTTCCAAAACCCGATCTAATTATAGTCAGCGATCCAGTTTCTGCGCGATGCCTTCATTTAGAAAGTGAATATGGAGTAAGTACTACAACCTGCAATATAGAAGCGGTTGTTGGCGCGTCTATTGTGATATTGGCGGTGAAACCGCAGGTTTTAGCAGAGGTTCTGGCTATACTTAAGGGTAAAATTTCACCTGATGCTTTAGTAATTAGTATTGTGAGTGGAGCGAGTATTCCATATCTGTGCGAAGGGTTGAATCATCCTGCTGTTGTCCGTACAATGCCGAATATAGCAGTACAAGTTGGGCATGGGACTACGGTTTGGAGTGCATCATCAAGTGTGACAGAAATACAGCGATCGCATACTCAAGTCATTTTACAAGCATTAGGTAAGGAATTTCCTACCCAAAATGAACATTACCTTGATATGGCAACGGCGTTGAGTAGCGCAGGGACTGGATTTATATTTCTGTACATAGAGGCGATGATTGATGCTGGGGTTCAGATGGGTTTAACTCGGACACAAGCCCAAGAACTAACATTGCATACGATTGCTGGCAGTGTAGAACTGATGTTTCAGACTGATGAACATCCAGCAGTCTTACGAAACAAGGTAACGAGTCCTGGGGGAGTGACTGCTGTTGGCCTTTACGAGTTAGAAAAAGGTGGTATGCGAACTCTCATCTCTAATGCAGTGCTTGCTGCTTTGAGTCGCACTCAACAATTAGGTACTGGAGTTTAG
- a CDS encoding serine hydrolase domain-containing protein, whose amino-acid sequence MRWKYINQKEIMVLITKVDELFIRWNKPNSPGCAIAVIQNEEIIYQRGYGMANLEYNIPITSNSVFDIASNSKQFTAMCIVLLARQKLLNLDDELQKYIPEIPQYSHSITIRYLIDHTSGLRDYLHLMLFAGMRFENKYSNEEIIALIARQQSLNFEPGTEQLYCNSGYILLAEIVRRVSGKSLRVFAQEHIFAPLGMKNTHFHDNFREIVKNRADGYAPKDGEGFQIDMSFHDFCGDGQLYTTIEDLLLWDRNFYHNILGGYGQDLIEEITTPRQLNNGEIISGAFGLQIGDRGGLKTISHGGSWTGYRSDFIRFPERQFSVICLANLSTLKPTKLAFQVADIYLENDYIENITKPISRSISSINLPVVELQLKAGFYHNPTTGSILELEIKNGKLMAKLAWMYFQLIPIDTNHFQSVDNEIDYDIEFSEDIIHLIGKLDIGDGIKTYTFEKILDSPKDILADYPGTYYSAELERDFKINLVGNKLYYKSKGYAPSHLIVAGQNVFLRYLIYVDKFELVRDREGRVIGLYRCCDRVRRLYFSKQ is encoded by the coding sequence GTGAGATGGAAATATATCAATCAGAAAGAAATCATGGTGCTAATTACCAAAGTCGATGAATTATTCATCCGGTGGAATAAACCTAATTCCCCTGGCTGTGCTATTGCTGTTATTCAGAATGAGGAGATAATTTACCAACGCGGTTATGGTATGGCTAACTTGGAATACAACATTCCCATAACCTCTAATTCTGTATTTGATATCGCTTCCAACTCCAAGCAATTTACAGCAATGTGTATCGTCTTACTAGCCAGACAAAAATTGCTTAACTTAGATGATGAGTTACAAAAATATATTCCAGAAATTCCTCAATATAGTCATTCTATTACTATCCGCTATTTAATCGACCACACCAGTGGTTTACGTGACTATTTACATTTAATGTTATTTGCTGGAATGAGGTTTGAAAATAAGTATTCAAACGAAGAAATTATTGCCTTAATTGCTCGACAACAAAGCTTAAATTTCGAGCCTGGAACTGAGCAATTATACTGTAATTCTGGCTACATTTTACTAGCAGAAATTGTGAGACGCGTCTCTGGCAAATCTTTACGTGTATTTGCCCAAGAACATATTTTTGCCCCGCTAGGAATGAAAAATACCCATTTTCACGATAACTTTAGAGAAATCGTGAAAAATAGAGCCGATGGATACGCTCCAAAAGATGGAGAGGGTTTTCAGATCGATATGTCTTTTCACGATTTCTGTGGAGATGGACAGCTTTATACAACTATCGAAGATTTACTACTTTGGGATCGAAATTTCTATCACAATATCTTAGGTGGATACGGACAAGATTTAATTGAAGAGATAACTACTCCACGCCAACTCAATAATGGCGAAATTATATCAGGTGCATTTGGGTTGCAGATTGGCGATCGCGGCGGCTTAAAAACAATTAGTCATGGAGGCTCTTGGACGGGTTATCGGAGTGATTTTATTCGATTTCCCGAACGCCAGTTTTCTGTTATCTGTCTGGCTAATTTAAGTACACTTAAGCCGACTAAATTAGCTTTTCAAGTTGCTGATATATATTTAGAAAATGATTATATTGAAAATATTACTAAACCTATTTCGCGTTCTATTAGCTCTATTAATTTACCTGTAGTGGAGCTACAACTTAAAGCTGGATTTTATCATAACCCCACGACTGGAAGCATATTGGAGTTAGAGATAAAAAATGGAAAATTAATGGCTAAACTAGCGTGGATGTATTTTCAACTTATTCCAATTGACACAAATCATTTTCAATCTGTCGATAATGAAATTGACTATGATATTGAGTTTTCTGAAGATATTATTCACCTGATAGGAAAATTAGATATTGGTGATGGTATTAAAACCTACACTTTTGAAAAAATACTAGATTCTCCAAAAGATATATTAGCAGATTATCCTGGTACTTATTATTCTGCTGAATTAGAGCGCGACTTTAAAATAAATCTAGTAGGTAATAAATTATATTATAAGAGCAAAGGCTATGCACCATCTCATCTCATAGTTGCTGGACAAAATGTTTTTCTTAGATATCTTATATATGTAGATAAGTTTGAATTGGTGCGAGATCGAGAAGGTCGAGTTATCGGTTTATATCGTTGTTGTGACAGGGTACGAAGACTGTATTTTAGTAAACAGTAA
- a CDS encoding transposase, translating into MTKNKRVTLAVRGVRKLDTSVALITYLLAELESLKINVKKLYLDRGFFNTPVIRWLQALDIPFMMPAVKTGKKGGIKQFFKGKKSYKTTYKITRDEDDSVTFDLWIVCKNGKGKRKKHGVQYFAYVTYKITTNLDYIYQDYRKRFGIETSYRLKNICRIKTNNKNPFLRLLFVGISFLLVNIWVNLLWLRISRKRKGSRLIYRTLFTLKQILAFLSQALQRKYQVVESIYLPSG; encoded by the coding sequence ATTACCAAGAATAAGCGTGTAACTCTTGCAGTTAGAGGGGTTCGTAAACTAGATACCAGTGTAGCACTCATTACTTATTTATTGGCAGAACTTGAATCCCTTAAAATAAATGTAAAAAAACTCTATTTGGATAGAGGATTTTTTAATACTCCTGTAATTAGATGGTTGCAGGCATTAGATATTCCATTTATGATGCCTGCTGTCAAGACAGGAAAGAAAGGAGGAATTAAGCAATTTTTCAAGGGTAAAAAAAGTTATAAAACTACCTATAAAATTACAAGAGATGAAGATGATTCAGTCACATTTGACTTATGGATTGTCTGCAAAAATGGAAAAGGTAAGCGTAAAAAACATGGGGTTCAATACTTTGCTTACGTGACTTACAAAATCACAACAAATTTAGATTATATCTATCAAGATTATCGGAAACGATTTGGAATTGAAACTAGCTACCGTCTGAAAAATATTTGTCGAATTAAAACGAATAATAAAAATCCATTTTTGAGATTACTATTCGTGGGTATATCTTTTCTTTTAGTTAATATTTGGGTAAATCTTCTTTGGCTCAGAATCAGTCGTAAAAGGAAAGGTAGTCGATTAATTTATCGCACACTTTTTACACTTAAACAGATATTAGCCTTTTTATCTCAAGCCCTACAGCGTAAATATCAAGTAGTTGAAAGCATCTATCTTCCATCAGGTTAG